The following are from one region of the Phormidium sp. PBR-2020 genome:
- a CDS encoding DUF563 domain-containing protein — protein MTSSYCKTSPSAPLSDSEFEEARLAYQQAIDCDRLRPEPYAYLGQLYDHKQDYPQAARYYEAALQLRPQWQAVRYNLARAYLHQGADARAYQHYRLALEQNPQDVKAYNDLGTLYERWGQLQTAASYYREAIARQPDRSQAKRNLATLLLKQNRLQEARVLLTELLTNSPNSADLYHLLGHCDRLGGRLEEALAHYLQSLNLDPHQARVHEDLGKLFDRLKQPAAALICFKQAQKLNPQQLDLYGSCANMALQLQRPAEAIAYWLEFLPQLPDYGKTWLETLSQGPIVSQEDGPPSDVYDRAVLARQGVIQHLMRAADVQSCQNALAELYRAWGDVRLEYGAIFEAQTYYQLCLTLRPEDVLARQGLGASVVAKQEQEVRQKRLPQQSPQGWLPRTQSASARGVRCYDVACQEQTDDSPGMALTETPQPPGQQLKDCQGVNCQTCLNRLQEQFAPVALQRNQYHCPPGAKPLQLNRNCFTAEIAQGRVWTMPQTHWWQVCEAIAVMTRDNYLLADLSREYPGELPGCPNRQLNPGQHRIFNRVQLPPVEPIEGTVAVLTGLSANVYFHWMVDLLPRLEILRRSGFPEGEIDWFYVNSVAKPFQRQTLEQLGIPGDRILESDRHPHLQATRLVVPSFAGPIGWASGESIEFLRSQFLPSQPSPSLTSAKRLYISRQTAQYRRVINEPQLIQRLQHQGFQVTALEEYSVTEQAQLFANAEVIVAPHGAGLTNLVFCQPKTTVIELFSPNYIRYYYWSICQYLRLNHYYLVGADLPCSVFRNLLYPDVLTEDFWVDIEAIEQVIQERA, from the coding sequence ATGACTTCGAGTTATTGTAAAACGTCTCCATCTGCACCGTTGTCCGACTCGGAGTTTGAAGAGGCCAGGCTAGCCTACCAGCAAGCCATTGACTGCGATCGCCTCCGGCCAGAACCCTATGCCTATCTGGGGCAACTCTATGATCACAAACAGGACTATCCCCAGGCGGCCCGCTATTATGAGGCGGCCCTACAGCTGCGTCCCCAATGGCAAGCGGTTCGCTATAACTTAGCTCGGGCCTATCTGCATCAGGGAGCCGATGCTAGAGCCTATCAGCACTATCGTCTGGCCCTAGAACAGAATCCCCAGGATGTGAAAGCCTACAATGACCTGGGAACCCTCTATGAACGGTGGGGACAACTCCAAACCGCCGCCTCTTATTATCGCGAGGCGATCGCCCGACAACCCGATCGCTCCCAAGCCAAACGCAATCTAGCCACCCTCCTGCTGAAACAAAATCGTCTTCAAGAGGCCCGAGTTCTCCTGACAGAACTCCTGACGAACAGCCCCAATTCGGCCGATCTCTATCATCTTCTCGGCCATTGCGATCGCCTCGGGGGTCGTCTGGAGGAAGCTCTAGCTCACTATTTACAAAGCCTAAACCTCGATCCTCATCAGGCTCGGGTTCATGAAGATTTAGGGAAACTCTTCGATCGCCTCAAACAACCCGCCGCCGCTCTCATCTGCTTTAAACAGGCCCAAAAACTCAATCCCCAACAGTTAGATCTCTATGGCTCTTGTGCCAATATGGCCCTGCAACTGCAACGGCCCGCAGAGGCGATCGCCTACTGGTTGGAGTTTCTGCCACAACTCCCCGACTATGGCAAAACCTGGCTCGAAACCCTCAGTCAAGGGCCGATTGTTTCCCAGGAAGATGGGCCACCGTCAGATGTATATGATCGAGCCGTTCTGGCCCGACAAGGGGTCATCCAACATCTGATGAGAGCGGCAGATGTCCAATCGTGTCAGAATGCTCTTGCAGAACTTTATCGGGCTTGGGGGGATGTCCGTTTGGAATATGGGGCAATTTTCGAAGCCCAAACCTACTATCAACTCTGTCTGACACTCCGGCCCGAGGATGTTTTGGCTCGACAGGGGTTGGGGGCCAGTGTTGTGGCGAAACAAGAACAGGAGGTTCGCCAGAAGAGATTGCCCCAACAGTCTCCTCAAGGATGGCTCCCCCGAACCCAATCTGCATCAGCTAGGGGAGTTCGTTGTTATGATGTGGCTTGCCAAGAGCAGACAGATGACTCTCCAGGAATGGCTCTGACGGAGACGCCACAACCGCCAGGGCAACAACTCAAGGACTGTCAGGGAGTTAACTGTCAAACCTGTCTCAATCGTCTACAAGAACAGTTCGCCCCGGTGGCCTTGCAACGGAACCAGTATCACTGTCCGCCGGGAGCCAAACCCCTTCAATTGAACCGCAATTGCTTTACCGCTGAGATTGCCCAGGGACGGGTTTGGACAATGCCTCAAACCCATTGGTGGCAAGTCTGTGAGGCGATCGCCGTCATGACAAGGGATAATTACCTGTTGGCAGATCTCTCCCGAGAATATCCGGGTGAACTCCCCGGATGTCCCAACCGTCAACTCAATCCTGGCCAACATCGCATTTTTAACCGAGTTCAACTCCCCCCAGTTGAACCCATTGAGGGGACGGTGGCGGTTCTAACGGGATTATCGGCTAATGTCTATTTTCATTGGATGGTGGATCTGTTGCCCCGTCTGGAGATTTTGCGTCGCAGTGGCTTCCCCGAGGGGGAGATTGACTGGTTTTATGTCAACAGTGTTGCCAAACCCTTTCAGCGGCAAACCTTGGAACAGCTCGGGATTCCGGGCGATCGCATTCTGGAGAGCGATCGCCATCCGCATCTGCAAGCCACCCGCCTGGTAGTTCCCAGTTTCGCGGGCCCGATTGGTTGGGCCAGCGGGGAGTCCATTGAGTTTCTGCGATCGCAGTTTCTCCCGAGTCAGCCATCACCTTCCCTCACCTCGGCCAAACGACTCTATATCAGTCGCCAAACGGCCCAGTATCGTCGCGTCATTAATGAACCCCAGCTCATTCAACGGCTGCAACACCAAGGCTTTCAGGTAACTGCCTTAGAAGAGTATAGTGTCACAGAACAAGCACAATTATTTGCCAATGCTGAGGTCATTGTTGCTCCTCATGGGGCTGGACTCACAAATTTGGTATTTTGTCAACCCAAAACTACGGTGATTGAGTTATTTTCTCCCAATTATATCCGCTACTACTATTGGTCAATTTGTCAATATTTGCGACTAAATCATTATTATTTAGTTGGCGCTGATCTCCCCTGTTCTGTGTTCCGTAATCTTCTTTATCCTGATGTCCTCACGGAAGATTTTTGGGTTGATATTGAGGCGATCGAACAGGTGATCCAGGAACGAGCATAA
- a CDS encoding tetratricopeptide repeat protein, with translation MDTHEILRHLADCYRQQGDNQRAIAYYHRSLEHNSNLGLGSASQHRQWGDWLMRVQQWQRAIDAYERSLTLEPDNFQTLYQQAACFSQLGDRAAMVRLYLKSIPLNPDFPWYYYPLFWQSLKHENKVPEAIAQFQKTLTQFPQSLNVYINLGDALSLQNQTKAAISYYQKGVKLMYPQLEKITLNHTSDKPNSHQSQTFDPTASINFMILGVQKAGTSSLYAYLSQHPQILPPLRKELEFWSWKFYQGLDWYLSQFPIGRYSCGKPIQDYQTGEACPNYFDFPETPERLARHCPTTKFIILLRNPVDRAISHYHHWRKIHQESLSLEDAFEMNLKNLSPNSPYSGVPKNYLERGLYANHLRRWFSYFPRERFLILKSERFYENPEATLRQVYEFLELPHQPLSHYPKYNTGAYPPSDAKIRDVLNEFYKPHNQDLNNLLGGVFFES, from the coding sequence ATGGACACCCATGAAATTTTGCGGCATCTCGCGGACTGTTATCGTCAACAGGGTGATAATCAGCGGGCGATCGCCTACTATCATCGTAGCCTGGAGCATAACTCGAATCTAGGCCTCGGTTCTGCAAGCCAACATCGGCAATGGGGAGATTGGTTGATGAGGGTGCAACAATGGCAGAGGGCCATTGATGCCTATGAACGTTCCTTGACCCTCGAACCGGATAATTTTCAGACACTCTATCAGCAAGCGGCCTGTTTTTCCCAGTTGGGCGATCGCGCTGCCATGGTACGACTCTATTTAAAAAGTATTCCCCTTAATCCAGATTTTCCCTGGTATTATTATCCCCTATTTTGGCAATCCTTAAAGCATGAAAACAAGGTTCCCGAGGCGATCGCACAATTTCAAAAAACACTCACGCAATTTCCCCAATCCCTAAATGTCTATATCAACCTAGGGGATGCTCTCTCCTTACAAAATCAAACCAAGGCAGCGATTAGCTATTACCAAAAAGGGGTCAAACTGATGTATCCCCAATTAGAAAAAATCACCCTTAATCACACCTCAGATAAACCAAACTCCCATCAATCCCAGACCTTTGACCCCACAGCCAGCATCAATTTTATGATTCTCGGCGTGCAAAAAGCGGGAACCAGCTCTTTATACGCCTATCTGAGTCAACACCCTCAAATTTTGCCCCCGTTACGGAAAGAACTTGAGTTTTGGTCTTGGAAATTTTACCAGGGACTGGATTGGTATTTATCCCAATTTCCCATCGGGAGATACTCTTGTGGCAAACCCATTCAGGATTATCAAACCGGGGAAGCCTGTCCCAACTATTTCGACTTTCCAGAAACCCCAGAACGGTTAGCGCGTCATTGTCCCACAACCAAGTTTATCATTCTCTTGCGAAATCCTGTAGATCGGGCAATTTCTCATTATCACCATTGGCGAAAAATCCATCAAGAATCGTTATCCTTAGAGGACGCATTCGAGATGAACCTCAAAAATCTCAGTCCTAATTCTCCCTATAGCGGTGTTCCTAAAAACTATTTAGAGCGAGGACTCTATGCCAACCATCTCAGACGATGGTTTTCCTATTTTCCGAGAGAGAGATTTTTAATTTTAAAGAGTGAACGCTTTTACGAGAATCCAGAAGCGACATTAAGGCAAGTTTACGAGTTTTTGGAATTACCACACCAGCCTCTCTCTCACTATCCGAAGTATAATACAGGTGCGTACCCTCCCAGTGATGCCAAAATTCGTGATGTTCTAAATGAATTTTATAAACCCCACAATCAAGACTTAAACAATTTATTAGGTGGAGTGTTTTTCGAGTCATAA
- a CDS encoding tetratricopeptide repeat protein has protein sequence MSTSPALLALTALLVPEADTAELALMPPDTIPPPASEAQPEFQPELESDLAVASSRAIAQPESQVTLALVSNTGSLFTQYVRFYQVLLLSLALSPMAAMTVFALLRRRVVRYLTDEVRQELESLGDLEADLESRTEQADQLLEDLEQRLRKQTSGNSDEIETLSQTVEVQLAEIQEMDGFREQRWQELQALLWTIYCHQESDRHQLAELTPETLLTQLKLSETEGNDSRNDFQDDAEALQLLDIPEAQLLEDSSLDIESSEAVCDHLHEPQLSPEESHNESEVAAEVESNLNPDSQSPSQSPLQSPSQSPLQSEVESDENASSAESQNPPQDVQETLTSPPETREGCLAIARDLEKQGCWVEAIAAYERALTYPASETAETTPVSEPEPAATSEPTSEPTSEPTSELTPQTTPEAESRPDSVSFEQLKQQAQEEGDRRQWAACIEACQQALEQQKDAHLYKLLGNAFQALGNPSEAQGSYREALRLDPNFAEVYANLGSLYAQQQDWARAIECFRRALRLQPRLAAAHRNFAKVWEKLGNEREALSSWHQALDIEPNWAEGKEHLILGNRWVKLGQWQMAESCYRRAIAQDADLLDAWHNLAEVLAYRQQWQTARDTYEIILQKDPQRVISQLGYARILANLEAWPEAIAQYHHLAEVAPAQVLAQHRFAQRLKDAGLVSEAIGVYRRALQFTPDNFELQLGLAELLCQSEDWEPGLEAAHRAITLHPQVAKAQYYAGRCQVALEQWQAAVEHLQEAVRLDPQFFWSRYFWGKSLLALEQWHTAAEVLDAAMPLNPSFHWGYLELGQAWMQCQAYDQAVVAFQRVYELAPDTPWLAKKLADALRGRVLADMDQAVTWYRRAIAEHPQDLDNYHRALDLKSNDIDLYVQLADQLAHQNQESGAMTFYQMALQIEGDRPDIKRKLEDLLKKKIT, from the coding sequence ATGAGCACCTCTCCCGCCCTGCTGGCCCTGACAGCTCTCTTAGTTCCCGAAGCGGATACGGCTGAGTTAGCCTTGATGCCCCCCGATACCATTCCTCCACCAGCGAGCGAGGCTCAACCGGAATTTCAACCCGAGCTTGAGTCCGATTTGGCCGTCGCATCCTCACGGGCGATCGCCCAACCGGAATCCCAAGTCACCCTAGCTCTCGTTTCAAATACGGGGTCTCTCTTTACCCAATATGTTCGCTTCTATCAGGTCTTATTGCTGAGTTTGGCCCTGTCTCCTATGGCCGCGATGACGGTGTTTGCTCTGTTGCGTCGGCGGGTGGTTCGCTATCTAACGGATGAAGTGCGTCAGGAACTTGAGAGCTTAGGAGACTTAGAAGCGGACTTAGAATCCCGGACGGAACAAGCGGATCAGCTCCTGGAGGATCTCGAACAACGACTGCGGAAGCAAACCTCTGGCAATAGCGATGAGATTGAAACTCTAAGCCAAACCGTTGAAGTGCAACTGGCAGAAATTCAGGAGATGGATGGGTTTCGGGAACAGAGATGGCAAGAGTTGCAAGCTCTGCTCTGGACAATCTATTGCCATCAGGAGTCAGATCGTCACCAACTGGCTGAGCTTACCCCAGAAACCCTCTTAACTCAGTTGAAACTGTCTGAGACGGAGGGAAATGACTCAAGGAATGATTTCCAGGATGATGCAGAGGCTCTACAACTGCTGGATATCCCTGAAGCTCAACTTCTCGAAGACTCTAGCCTCGATATAGAGTCCTCGGAGGCTGTCTGTGATCATCTCCATGAGCCTCAACTCTCACCAGAAGAATCCCATAATGAGTCAGAGGTGGCGGCGGAGGTTGAGTCTAATCTCAATCCTGACTCGCAATCTCCCTCGCAATCTCCATTGCAATCTCCATCGCAATCTCCATTGCAATCTGAAGTTGAGTCTGATGAGAATGCCTCCTCGGCTGAGTCTCAGAACCCCCCTCAAGATGTCCAAGAGACGTTAACCTCTCCTCCTGAGACTCGCGAGGGTTGCTTAGCGATCGCCCGAGATTTAGAAAAACAAGGCTGTTGGGTTGAGGCGATCGCCGCCTATGAACGAGCCTTAACCTATCCCGCTTCCGAGACGGCTGAAACGACCCCAGTTTCTGAACCCGAGCCAGCCGCCACTTCAGAACCCACTTCAGAACCCACTTCAGAACCCACCTCAGAACTCACTCCCCAGACAACCCCAGAGGCTGAGTCTCGCCCCGACTCCGTTAGTTTTGAGCAGTTAAAGCAACAGGCCCAAGAAGAGGGCGATCGCCGTCAATGGGCGGCTTGCATTGAGGCTTGTCAACAGGCTTTAGAGCAGCAGAAAGATGCCCATCTCTATAAACTCTTAGGAAATGCTTTCCAAGCCCTTGGCAACCCCAGTGAGGCTCAGGGGAGTTACCGGGAGGCTCTGCGACTCGATCCTAACTTTGCCGAAGTCTATGCCAATCTCGGCAGTCTCTATGCCCAACAACAGGATTGGGCCAGGGCCATTGAATGTTTCCGGCGGGCCCTACGACTACAACCGCGACTGGCGGCCGCCCATCGTAACTTTGCTAAAGTCTGGGAAAAACTGGGGAATGAACGGGAAGCCTTAAGCTCTTGGCATCAGGCCTTAGATATCGAGCCAAACTGGGCTGAGGGGAAAGAACACCTAATTCTGGGCAACCGCTGGGTGAAACTCGGTCAGTGGCAGATGGCCGAAAGCTGTTATCGTCGGGCGATCGCCCAGGATGCTGATTTACTCGATGCCTGGCATAACCTGGCAGAAGTATTAGCCTATCGCCAACAATGGCAAACGGCCCGAGATACCTACGAGATTATTTTGCAAAAAGACCCCCAGCGGGTGATTTCTCAACTCGGCTATGCTCGTATCCTGGCTAATCTAGAAGCCTGGCCCGAGGCGATCGCCCAATATCACCATCTGGCCGAGGTCGCCCCAGCCCAAGTTTTGGCCCAACATCGCTTTGCCCAACGCCTTAAAGATGCGGGGTTGGTCTCCGAGGCGATCGGTGTCTATCGTCGGGCCTTGCAATTTACCCCGGATAACTTTGAACTGCAATTAGGCCTGGCTGAACTCCTCTGTCAATCGGAAGACTGGGAACCTGGCTTGGAGGCGGCCCACCGAGCAATTACCCTCCATCCCCAAGTTGCCAAAGCCCAATATTATGCTGGACGCTGCCAAGTCGCCTTAGAACAATGGCAAGCCGCCGTTGAACATCTGCAAGAGGCGGTTCGCTTAGATCCTCAATTTTTCTGGTCTCGCTATTTTTGGGGCAAATCTCTCCTGGCCCTGGAACAGTGGCACACTGCCGCTGAGGTCTTAGATGCAGCAATGCCCCTTAATCCGAGTTTTCATTGGGGTTATCTGGAACTGGGACAAGCCTGGATGCAATGTCAGGCCTATGACCAGGCCGTAGTGGCATTCCAACGGGTGTATGAGTTGGCCCCCGACACTCCCTGGCTTGCCAAAAAACTGGCCGATGCCCTACGGGGGCGGGTGTTAGCGGATATGGACCAAGCCGTCACCTGGTATCGCCGGGCGATCGCCGAACATCCCCAGGACTTGGATAATTATCACCGAGCCTTAGACCTGAAATCCAACGACATTGATTTATACGTCCAACTGGCCGACCAACTGGCCCATCAGAACCAAGAAAGTGGGGCCATGACCTTCTATCAAATGGCCTTGCAAATCGAGGGCGATCGGCCCGACATTAAACGGAAACTCGAAGACCTACTCAAAAAAAAAATAACGTAA
- a CDS encoding ABC transporter ATP-binding protein, which yields MTTDVESSISPLSPSSDRPLVRFEDIYKIYGSGNTEVRALDGVSFCIHPGEYCAIMGPSGSGKSTAMNVIGCLDRPSRGQYYLDGVNVAGFDERHLAQVRNRKLGFVFQQFHLLPQISALENVMLPMVYAGVPHGERVERATEALIRVGLQDRLHNKPTQLSGGQQQRVAIARAIVNRPVLLLADEPTGALDTHTTDEVMGIFAQLNESGITIVMVTHEPEVAERTERIIWFRDGKVQ from the coding sequence ATGACAACAGATGTTGAGAGTTCTATTTCACCCCTATCTCCGTCGAGCGATCGCCCCTTGGTGCGCTTTGAAGATATCTATAAAATCTATGGTTCAGGAAATACGGAGGTTCGCGCCTTAGATGGGGTGAGTTTTTGTATTCATCCTGGGGAGTATTGCGCCATTATGGGCCCCTCCGGCTCAGGAAAATCGACAGCGATGAATGTGATTGGCTGTTTAGATCGCCCCAGTCGGGGTCAGTATTACTTAGATGGGGTGAATGTGGCCGGGTTTGATGAACGTCATCTGGCCCAGGTTCGTAATCGTAAGTTGGGGTTTGTCTTTCAACAGTTTCATCTGTTACCCCAAATCAGCGCCTTAGAGAACGTCATGTTACCCATGGTGTATGCCGGGGTTCCCCATGGAGAACGGGTTGAACGAGCCACAGAGGCTCTGATTCGGGTGGGATTACAGGATCGCCTTCATAATAAACCCACGCAACTGTCTGGGGGACAACAGCAACGGGTGGCCATCGCACGGGCCATTGTCAATCGTCCGGTTTTGCTGCTGGCCGATGAACCGACGGGAGCCTTAGATACGCACACGACGGATGAAGTCATGGGGATTTTTGCTCAACTCAACGAGTCAGGAATTACCATTGTCATGGTGACGCATGAACCGGAAGTGGCAGAACGAACCGAGCGCATCATTTGGTTTCGGGATGGCAAAGTTCAGTAG
- a CDS encoding tetratricopeptide repeat protein, whose protein sequence is MTVKLWTGFMSSLVVLAGSLVLNGEPSATAMSVEMSSDMRLTRRRRASELISEAERKVMRGEVIEAVSLYNEAEALSLHFEVGAQSWNLLCWYGSLWDQAEAVLKACNRAVEMEPDNVEIRDSRGLARALLGDYEGAIDDFQAFVQETDHEGRRFQRQNWIEMLRADENPFTPSVLRMLFVD, encoded by the coding sequence ATGACGGTTAAACTTTGGACGGGTTTCATGAGTTCGTTAGTGGTACTGGCGGGAAGTCTGGTTCTGAATGGGGAACCCTCCGCTACCGCCATGTCTGTGGAGATGTCCTCTGACATGAGGCTGACTCGCCGACGTCGAGCCTCGGAGTTAATCTCGGAGGCGGAGCGCAAGGTGATGCGGGGAGAGGTGATTGAAGCTGTTAGCCTTTATAACGAGGCGGAGGCCCTGAGTCTCCATTTTGAGGTGGGGGCCCAGTCCTGGAATCTCCTCTGTTGGTATGGCAGTTTATGGGATCAAGCTGAGGCGGTTCTCAAGGCCTGTAATCGAGCGGTGGAGATGGAACCAGATAATGTGGAGATTCGCGATAGTCGCGGCTTAGCTCGGGCATTACTGGGGGATTATGAGGGGGCGATCGATGATTTTCAAGCCTTTGTACAAGAAACAGATCATGAGGGTCGTCGTTTCCAACGGCAAAACTGGATTGAGATGTTACGAGCGGATGAAAACCCCTTTACTCCCTCAGTTTTGCGGATGTTATTTGTAGATTAG
- a CDS encoding calcium-binding protein has translation MSLIENPTTPSSSEPNEDGGLNIIGQTDESNRLNGTDDNDLILGSDPALGADAGMADTLYGGAGDDTIAGFGGDDSLVGGEGNNLIFGGQGNDTVVGGSGSDTLYGGQGNDYILGGSGDNVLSGDTGDDTVVGGDGDDLIFGGEGNDYIVGGSGNNTMYGGQGNDTVIGGDGDDLLSGDLGDDYLFAGGGNNTLAGGDGNNTVVGGEGNDLMFGNQGNDYLMAGGGSNSLYGGRGDDTLIGGDGDDILSGDIGDDYLFGGGGNNILLGGQGNNTLIGADGNDILAGHSGNDYLMAGGGSNSLYGGQGDDTLIGGDGNDVLSGDRGNNLLTGGIGNDTFLFSSHGNLSITPDEIGNDTITDFMSGRDKIALDRNVYTALGDSLEATDFVVTDFADGSSDARLIYEQSTGQLFYNPTNAVGDEVTIARLETLPDLTINDFELL, from the coding sequence ATGTCTCTAATCGAAAATCCGACAACTCCAAGTAGTTCTGAACCAAACGAAGATGGAGGATTGAACATCATCGGTCAAACCGATGAAAGTAATCGCCTCAATGGTACAGATGACAATGATCTGATCCTCGGATCTGACCCGGCACTCGGTGCTGATGCAGGCATGGCAGATACCCTCTACGGAGGCGCTGGCGACGATACCATCGCTGGTTTTGGGGGCGATGATAGCCTTGTTGGTGGTGAAGGAAATAACCTAATCTTTGGTGGACAAGGCAACGACACCGTTGTGGGTGGATCAGGATCTGATACCCTGTATGGCGGTCAAGGTAACGATTATATCCTCGGTGGGAGTGGCGATAATGTCCTCTCCGGTGATACCGGAGATGATACGGTCGTTGGTGGTGATGGAGATGACTTAATCTTTGGTGGTGAAGGAAATGACTATATCGTTGGGGGAAGTGGCAACAACACCATGTATGGTGGACAAGGAAATGACACAGTAATTGGTGGTGATGGGGATGATTTATTGTCCGGAGATCTCGGCGATGATTACCTATTTGCGGGAGGCGGTAATAACACCTTAGCTGGTGGAGATGGGAATAACACGGTCGTTGGTGGAGAGGGCAATGACTTGATGTTTGGTAATCAGGGGAATGATTACCTCATGGCTGGCGGGGGCAGTAATAGCCTTTATGGTGGACGAGGTGATGATACCCTGATCGGCGGCGATGGCGATGATATCCTCTCTGGGGATATTGGCGATGACTATCTCTTTGGCGGTGGTGGTAACAATATACTCCTCGGTGGCCAGGGTAATAACACCCTGATTGGTGCGGATGGCAATGATATCCTGGCCGGCCATTCCGGGAATGACTATCTCATGGCCGGCGGGGGCAGTAACAGTCTCTATGGCGGTCAAGGGGATGATACGCTCATTGGCGGTGATGGCAATGATGTCCTCTCGGGCGATCGCGGTAACAACCTCCTGACTGGGGGAATTGGTAATGACACCTTCCTCTTCAGTAGTCATGGCAATCTATCCATTACCCCAGATGAGATTGGTAATGACACCATTACTGACTTTATGTCTGGCCGAGATAAAATTGCCCTCGATCGCAATGTTTACACCGCCTTGGGTGACAGTTTAGAGGCGACGGACTTTGTCGTGACGGACTTCGCCGATGGCTCTAGTGATGCCAGACTGATTTATGAGCAGTCAACAGGGCAGTTGTTCTATAATCCCACCAACGCTGTTGGGGATGAAGTGACCATTGCTCGCCTGGAAACGTTACCGGATTTGACGATCAATGACTTCGAGTTATTGTAA